One Pseudocalidococcus azoricus BACA0444 DNA segment encodes these proteins:
- the ftsH4 gene encoding ATP-dependent zinc metalloprotease FtsH4, producing MAIKNSPQPSRSRLIGNILLLIGGILLFINIFFPQIFSSGVPRVPYSLFIHQVQEGEVTSAYVGQNEIRYQTKAEGETPATVYSTTPIFDLELPKLLESKGVEFAAAPPPRNGWFTSLLGWVIPPLIFVAVFQFFASRGAGGGGPQGALSIGKSKAKVYVEGDAPRITFDDVAGVEEAKAELVEVVDFLKSPERYKAIGAKIPKGVLLVGPPGTGKTLLSKAVAGEAGVPFFSISGSEFVELFVGVGSARVRDLFEQAKKQAPCIVFIDELDAIGKSRSSNGFYGGNDEREQTLNQLLTEMDGFSNTATVIVLAATNRPESLDAALLRPGRFDRQVLVDRPDLSGREAILKIHAQAVKLGDDVDLHAIATRTPGFAGADLANLVNEAALLAARNQRQAVAQADFAEAIERLVAGLEKKSRVLSDREKEIVAYHEVGHAIVGYAMPGSSKVEKISIIPRGMAALGYTLQLPTEDRFLLDEAELRGQIATLLGGRSAEEIIFGSITTGASNDLQRATDLAERMVRSYGMSKVLGPLAFEEQRAMFLGEGAVQRSVSEETAQAIDREVKEIVETAHHTALDILKANRDLLETISKKLLEKEVIEGAILHELLGQIQAKEPQVA from the coding sequence ATGGCGATTAAAAACTCTCCTCAACCCTCCCGCTCCCGTTTGATCGGCAATATTCTCCTGCTGATTGGGGGCATATTACTCTTTATCAACATCTTTTTCCCGCAAATCTTTAGCTCTGGGGTTCCCCGCGTTCCCTACAGCCTGTTTATTCATCAAGTCCAAGAGGGAGAAGTCACCAGTGCCTATGTCGGTCAAAACGAAATTCGCTACCAAACCAAAGCCGAAGGGGAGACACCAGCCACCGTTTATTCGACAACACCCATCTTTGATCTCGAACTCCCGAAACTTTTAGAGTCCAAAGGGGTTGAGTTTGCCGCCGCACCACCGCCTCGAAATGGATGGTTTACCAGCTTATTGGGTTGGGTCATTCCGCCGTTAATTTTTGTCGCCGTGTTTCAGTTCTTTGCCAGTCGGGGGGCGGGTGGCGGTGGGCCACAAGGCGCGCTCTCGATTGGGAAAAGTAAAGCCAAAGTCTATGTAGAAGGGGATGCCCCCCGGATTACCTTTGATGATGTCGCCGGAGTCGAAGAAGCCAAAGCCGAACTGGTCGAGGTGGTTGATTTCCTTAAAAGTCCCGAACGCTATAAAGCCATTGGGGCCAAAATTCCCAAGGGTGTTCTCCTCGTTGGGCCGCCTGGAACCGGAAAAACCCTGCTCTCAAAAGCTGTCGCGGGTGAAGCTGGAGTTCCCTTTTTCTCGATCTCTGGCTCGGAGTTTGTGGAATTATTCGTGGGTGTGGGTTCGGCCCGGGTGCGTGACCTGTTTGAGCAGGCGAAGAAGCAAGCCCCCTGCATTGTCTTTATTGATGAACTTGATGCTATTGGTAAATCCCGCAGTAGCAATGGGTTTTATGGCGGCAACGATGAACGGGAGCAAACCCTCAACCAACTTTTGACGGAAATGGATGGCTTTTCCAATACCGCCACGGTGATTGTTTTAGCTGCCACCAATCGCCCCGAAAGTTTAGATGCCGCCCTCTTGCGCCCCGGCCGGTTTGATCGGCAAGTCCTCGTAGATCGGCCTGATTTGTCCGGTCGGGAAGCGATTTTGAAAATCCATGCCCAGGCCGTGAAACTCGGTGATGATGTAGATCTCCATGCCATTGCCACTCGCACCCCTGGATTTGCTGGAGCCGACTTAGCCAACTTGGTCAATGAAGCTGCCCTCTTAGCAGCCCGGAATCAACGTCAAGCGGTGGCTCAGGCAGATTTTGCCGAAGCGATTGAACGACTGGTGGCAGGCTTGGAGAAAAAAAGCCGGGTCTTAAGTGATCGGGAAAAAGAAATTGTTGCCTATCACGAAGTCGGTCATGCCATTGTCGGCTATGCGATGCCGGGGAGCAGTAAAGTCGAGAAAATTTCGATTATTCCCCGCGGGATGGCGGCCTTGGGTTATACCTTGCAACTGCCCACCGAAGATCGGTTTTTACTGGATGAGGCTGAACTCCGGGGCCAAATTGCGACTTTGTTAGGGGGTCGTTCCGCTGAGGAGATTATCTTTGGCAGTATTACCACCGGAGCCTCTAATGATCTGCAACGGGCCACAGACTTAGCCGAGCGGATGGTACGCAGTTATGGGATGAGTAAAGTTCTTGGCCCCCTGGCCTTTGAAGAACAACGGGCCATGTTTTTAGGGGAAGGTGCGGTGCAACGCTCGGTCAGTGAAGAAACGGCCCAGGCCATTGATCGGGAAGTGAAAGAAATTGTCGAAACCGCCCATCACACTGCCTTGGATATCCTCAAAGCCAATCGGGACTTGCTGGAAACCATCTCCAAAAAACTGCTGGAAAAAGAGGTGATTGAAGGGGCAATCCTACACGAACTCTTAGGGCAAATTCAGGCCAAAGAACCTCAAGTGGCATAG
- a CDS encoding biotin--[acetyl-CoA-carboxylase] ligase gives MDWLWELPECPSTNTWAKKNSAWLEHGQAVFTQQQTAGRGQWGRAWLAPAGVLTVSFVLDVPGVVRPGFTLGVGLGVIYAVEALCPIQPGVVGLKWPNDLYANNRKLGGILCETMPLNPGTRVIVGIGLNRAVDLTQAPQLSQAISLSEISQTVPGPYELLAKMRFYLLQAHSVMTNQGLTPLLPDLNRYHILQGQQILIQREQEIVKGRVTGINASGQLGLRLASGETITIAQGQITEWD, from the coding sequence ATGGATTGGCTATGGGAACTTCCAGAATGTCCGAGCACTAATACCTGGGCCAAGAAAAATTCAGCATGGTTAGAGCATGGGCAAGCGGTTTTTACCCAACAGCAAACGGCCGGGCGGGGGCAATGGGGGCGGGCCTGGTTAGCTCCGGCGGGGGTATTGACGGTGAGTTTTGTCTTAGATGTTCCAGGGGTGGTTCGTCCGGGTTTTACCCTGGGAGTTGGCCTGGGTGTGATCTATGCCGTTGAAGCCCTATGTCCAATTCAGCCGGGAGTTGTGGGTCTCAAATGGCCCAATGATCTCTATGCCAATAATCGCAAACTGGGGGGAATCCTCTGCGAAACGATGCCATTGAACCCAGGAACGCGGGTTATTGTCGGGATTGGTTTAAATCGGGCTGTAGATTTGACCCAGGCCCCGCAACTGTCCCAGGCCATTAGTTTGTCAGAGATTAGTCAGACAGTCCCCGGCCCATATGAACTGCTGGCCAAAATGAGATTTTATCTCCTCCAAGCCCACAGTGTGATGACCAATCAGGGGTTAACGCCATTATTACCAGACTTAAACCGCTACCACATTTTGCAGGGTCAACAAATTTTAATTCAACGGGAGCAAGAGATCGTGAAGGGCAGAGTCACAGGAATTAACGCATCAGGACAGTTGGGCTTACGCTTGGCCTCGGGGGAAACTATTACAATTGCCCAGGGACAGATTACAGAATGGGACTAG
- a CDS encoding lmo0937 family membrane protein, producing the protein MFDLVWTIVVVLFILWLLGFTINIGGGLIHILLVLVLIGVIYNLFMRRKI; encoded by the coding sequence ATGTTTGATTTAGTTTGGACAATTGTGGTTGTACTGTTCATCCTTTGGCTATTGGGCTTTACGATTAATATTGGTGGCGGTCTGATTCACATCCTGTTAGTTTTAGTCTTAATTGGCGTGATTTACAACTTATTCATGCGACGGAAAATCTAA
- a CDS encoding metal-binding protein: protein MPSGRVHDRVTVVLSPLAGLGAGVWGQRWELATLAIVGVLVSGFFLSPDLDILSKPYQRWGWLRWLWWPYQRFIPHRSWLSHGPIIGTVLRVAYLIGWLSLIGFGLSWVGQETGWWTWQWEATLAWLEKSWQQDNQAWIIGFVSLEIGAMGHYLSDFLGSVFKRSRPRKPHQA, encoded by the coding sequence ATGCCTTCAGGACGGGTTCATGATCGGGTCACAGTGGTGTTATCTCCTTTGGCTGGCCTGGGGGCTGGAGTTTGGGGGCAACGCTGGGAATTAGCCACACTGGCCATAGTCGGTGTCCTCGTCAGTGGTTTTTTCTTAAGTCCCGATTTAGATATTCTCTCAAAGCCCTATCAACGCTGGGGTTGGCTGCGCTGGCTCTGGTGGCCCTATCAACGGTTCATTCCCCATCGCTCTTGGCTATCCCATGGCCCCATTATTGGTACAGTCTTACGGGTGGCTTATTTAATTGGCTGGCTGAGTTTGATCGGCTTTGGCTTGAGTTGGGTGGGGCAGGAGACTGGCTGGTGGACTTGGCAATGGGAGGCTACGTTAGCTTGGCTAGAAAAATCTTGGCAACAGGATAACCAGGCCTGGATCATTGGCTTTGTTAGCCTAGAAATTGGGGCCATGGGGCATTACCTGAGTGACTTTTTGGGCAGTGTTTTTAAGCGTTCGCGACCTCGTAAGCCCCACCAGGCCTAG
- a CDS encoding NACHT domain-containing protein, which produces MAKRSLQASLTGIQLSRKAFAQKGWTQENLAWEVGLKTRQPIWRFFTGQPVDRHIFREVCEILNLDWREIALNPPAEFPDLSSHGSSSDQGLDSLIKQVRDCRHEKIQDQCGNLQLLDISRPVSIDDIYVDVNILESITSQQRLNINMLQSLPPQSFDRVGLGTVEQRKISGLEAVNTYNKLRVLGKPGSGKTTFLQHLAIQCNSGEFLAHYVPIFIPLLHFSEAVTGDQTPNLLTYIVEEFQANGMSDAAIPELLLKGGRVLLLIDGLDEVKQHQSGDTLREIRRFTDKYHKNLFIISSRTAAERQKFRGFTDVEIAPFTEAQITAFAQKWFVVFSETTTVAGQAEAQEFIRKLDLPHNWKFRQLIVTPLFLHLACWIYRSKGGFPTRKTDFYKEGLDLLLDKWNEAKGMDQDAIYQSLALPQKVKMLSRIAATTFSQGQYFFEQRKLEQYIEDFIRTLPQFSDDSEELRQESEGVLKSIESQHGILVERARDIFSFSYLALQEYLTARNIVASYNINALEKALHGLVSHLTDPHWHKIFLLTTMMLRSADSLMQSMKQQIDNLVSGDPYLQEFLAWANSKTQSTPPEQKEATRRAFYLAVAHVPHLAPNFAVACTLDQGLLLDVALDNLLQECAIQESPDFRFSIVCSNVISNILGVVIDASLKKSLDQLSSELSEHNNNQKQYEKWWQIHHQAWVEQLKNALRTHRNILHEWDFTPEQKETLNKYYDANKLLVDCLNSNCEVTAAVRQEIESTLLLDQAELEDREWE; this is translated from the coding sequence ATGGCAAAGCGATCACTCCAGGCTTCACTCACTGGGATTCAACTCTCAAGAAAGGCCTTTGCCCAAAAAGGTTGGACACAGGAAAATTTGGCATGGGAAGTCGGACTCAAAACCAGGCAACCCATTTGGCGTTTTTTTACCGGACAGCCTGTTGATCGACATATTTTCCGCGAAGTTTGTGAAATTCTTAATCTTGACTGGCGTGAAATTGCCCTCAACCCCCCAGCCGAATTTCCAGATTTATCCAGCCATGGCTCATCCTCGGATCAGGGGTTAGATAGTTTGATCAAACAGGTGCGGGATTGTCGGCATGAGAAGATTCAAGATCAATGTGGCAATTTACAATTACTTGATATTAGTCGTCCGGTTAGTATTGATGATATTTATGTTGATGTCAATATTTTAGAGTCTATTACTAGTCAACAACGATTAAATATCAATATGCTCCAAAGCCTGCCACCACAATCATTTGATCGAGTTGGCTTGGGAACAGTTGAGCAAAGAAAAATCTCTGGCCTGGAAGCTGTCAATACCTATAACAAACTCAGAGTCTTAGGCAAGCCGGGCAGTGGCAAGACCACATTTTTACAACATTTAGCGATTCAGTGTAACTCCGGTGAATTTTTAGCCCATTATGTGCCAATCTTCATTCCTCTGCTGCATTTTTCGGAAGCCGTAACTGGCGATCAAACCCCAAATTTACTCACCTATATTGTCGAGGAATTCCAGGCCAATGGCATGAGTGATGCTGCGATTCCAGAGCTATTACTGAAGGGTGGGCGGGTTTTGCTGTTAATTGATGGACTTGATGAAGTTAAACAGCATCAGAGTGGGGATACATTAAGGGAAATTCGCCGGTTTACGGATAAGTATCATAAAAATCTGTTTATTATTTCCTCCCGCACCGCAGCAGAGCGGCAAAAATTCCGAGGCTTTACGGATGTTGAAATTGCCCCCTTTACCGAAGCCCAAATTACCGCCTTTGCCCAAAAATGGTTTGTTGTCTTTAGTGAAACCACTACCGTCGCGGGCCAGGCTGAAGCTCAAGAATTTATCCGCAAATTAGACTTGCCCCATAATTGGAAGTTTCGCCAACTGATTGTCACACCCTTATTTCTCCATCTGGCTTGTTGGATCTATCGAAGTAAAGGCGGATTTCCGACCCGTAAAACAGATTTTTATAAAGAAGGATTAGATTTACTCCTGGATAAATGGAACGAAGCCAAAGGGATGGATCAGGATGCAATTTATCAGAGTCTAGCCTTACCTCAAAAAGTGAAGATGCTAAGTCGAATTGCCGCCACAACATTTAGTCAGGGACAATACTTCTTTGAGCAGCGGAAACTAGAGCAATATATTGAAGATTTTATTCGGACATTGCCCCAGTTTTCAGACGATAGTGAAGAGTTGCGCCAAGAAAGTGAAGGAGTTCTCAAGTCTATTGAGTCTCAACACGGCATCTTAGTAGAACGGGCCCGGGACATTTTCTCATTTTCCTACTTAGCATTACAGGAATACTTAACGGCTCGCAATATTGTGGCCAGTTACAATATCAATGCCCTCGAAAAAGCATTGCATGGCCTGGTCAGTCATCTCACCGATCCCCATTGGCATAAAATTTTTCTCTTAACTACAATGATGTTACGCAGTGCGGATTCTTTGATGCAGTCCATGAAGCAACAAATTGATAATTTGGTATCAGGAGATCCCTATTTACAGGAATTCTTGGCCTGGGCAAATTCTAAAACACAATCTACTCCTCCTGAACAAAAAGAAGCAACCCGCCGTGCTTTTTACTTGGCCGTGGCTCATGTCCCCCACCTCGCTCCTAACTTTGCCGTAGCCTGTACCTTAGATCAGGGCTTATTACTCGATGTAGCATTAGATAATTTATTGCAGGAATGCGCCATTCAAGAAAGCCCGGATTTTAGGTTTTCGATAGTTTGTAGTAATGTAATTAGTAATATTCTAGGCGTTGTGATTGATGCTAGTTTGAAAAAATCATTAGATCAGCTATCTAGCGAACTTTCTGAACATAATAATAATCAAAAACAATATGAAAAATGGTGGCAAATTCATCACCAGGCCTGGGTTGAACAGCTTAAAAATGCCTTAAGGACACATCGTAACATTCTGCACGAGTGGGATTTTACGCCAGAACAAAAAGAAACCCTCAATAAGTACTATGATGCAAATAAATTATTGGTTGATTGCCTCAATAGTAATTGTGAAGTTACTGCGGCGGTGCGTCAGGAAATTGAATCTACTTTACTCTTAGACCAGGCCGAGTTAGAAGATCGGGAGTGGGAGTAG
- a CDS encoding CsbD family protein, translating to MISPQQFRRFLITILLTAMFMLTLGFDFGKTNTWAWAAMPDSSLNNQPLLANINRSKAAAKNLEGKIQEAAGNLSGNPQEQLMGKAKQAESQARNIVENVKDQIKSSGRTQAFGKNIEGHLQEVRGNITGNPSDQIAGRAKQVESKARNMVENVKDSVKKTVE from the coding sequence ATGATTTCACCTCAACAGTTTCGCCGATTTTTAATTACGATACTTTTAACGGCCATGTTTATGTTGACGCTTGGGTTTGATTTTGGCAAAACGAACACCTGGGCCTGGGCTGCAATGCCAGATTCAAGCCTGAATAATCAACCGTTACTAGCAAATATAAATCGGTCTAAAGCTGCCGCTAAAAACCTGGAAGGGAAAATTCAAGAAGCAGCCGGAAATTTGAGTGGTAATCCTCAAGAGCAACTCATGGGCAAAGCTAAACAAGCCGAAAGCCAGGCCCGTAATATTGTTGAAAATGTGAAAGATCAGATTAAATCCTCCGGTAGGACGCAAGCCTTTGGTAAAAATATTGAAGGTCATCTCCAAGAAGTTCGGGGCAATATTACCGGAAATCCCAGTGATCAAATTGCTGGTCGGGCCAAACAAGTAGAAAGCAAGGCCAGGAACATGGTTGAAAATGTTAAAGACTCGGTTAAGAAAACCGTTGAATAA
- a CDS encoding CsbD family protein — protein MGLQDRVKAAAKNVEGKIQETVGDVTGNQKQQIEGKAKQAEAQVQNTVEDVKDEVKKIVD, from the coding sequence ATGGGACTTCAAGATAGAGTCAAAGCCGCCGCGAAAAATGTTGAGGGTAAAATTCAAGAAACTGTTGGAGATGTTACGGGTAATCAGAAGCAACAGATAGAAGGTAAGGCTAAGCAGGCAGAAGCTCAAGTCCAAAACACTGTAGAAGATGTTAAGGATGAAGTTAAGAAAATTGTTGACTAG